One Primulina huaijiensis isolate GDHJ02 chromosome 8, ASM1229523v2, whole genome shotgun sequence genomic region harbors:
- the LOC140982292 gene encoding ACT domain-containing protein ACR4-like isoform X1 has translation MFTISRVFLSPRVLEKDANFLFLFQSFSSVAPVSFPRNMDDEYEKFIRRMNPPRVVIDNNSCKNATVIQVDSANKCGILLEVVQVLTDLNLIITKAYITSDGGWFMDVFNVTDHDGNKITDAEILSYIQKSLGPDSCFATSMRRSVGLTSEMDHTSIELVGSDRPGLLSEVSAVLTHLKCNVVNAEVWTHNMRAAAVMQVTDELTGGAITDPEKLTLVKHLLCNVLKGSNKSREAKTVVSHGGTHTERRLHQMMLADRDYERMGDDSFDDKERPSVNVVNWNDKDYSVVTIRCKDRPKLLFDVLCTLTDMQYFVFHGSVDAEGPEAYQEYCVRHVDGSPLKSDAERQRVIQCLEAAIQRRVSEGLKLELCTTDRVGLLSYVTRIFRENSLTVTRAEVTTRAGKAVNTFYIRDASGYTVDPKIIDSIRQTIGRTILRVKGCPEEMNQVPQESPTRFLFGGLFKSRSFCNFGSIRSDS, from the exons ATGTTTACAATCAGTCGTGTATTTCTAAGTCCACGAGTTCTTGAAAAAGATGCAAATTTTTTGTTTCTGTTTCAATCCTTTTCCTCAGTGGCACCAGTTAGTTTTCCACGAAACATGGATGATGAATATGAGAAGTTTATTAGGAGAATGAACCCCCcaag AGTTGTCATTGATAACAATTCGTGCAAAAACGCCACGGTTATTCAG GTGGACAGTGCTAACAAATGTGGTATTCTTCTTGAAGTAGTGCAAGTTCTTACTGATCTTAATCTCATTATAACCAAAGCTTATATAACGTCTGATGGCGGGTGGTTCATGGATG TTTTCAATGTCACTGATCATGATGGAAACAAGATAACAGATGCAGAGATTCTGAGTTATATTCAAAAG TCACTCGGTCCTGATTCTTGCTTTGCAACCTCAATGAGAAGATCCGTGGGGCTAACATCCGAAATGGACCACACCTCAATCGAGTTAGTAGGGAGTGATAGACCGGGGTTACTTTCTGAAGTTAGCGCGGTTCTAACCCACCTCAAGTGTAATGTGGTGAATGCTGAGGTCTGGACCCATAACATGCGTGCAGCAGCCGTAATGCAAGTAACTGATGAGTTAACAGGAGGGGCGATTACTGATCCCGAGAAACTAACCTTGGTTAAGCACCTTTTATGCAATGTTCTCAAGGGCAGTAACAAATCTAGAGAAGCTAAAACCGTGGTATCTCATGGGGGGACTCATACCGAAAGAAGGCTTCACCAGATGATGCTTGCTGACAGAGATTATGAGCGAATGGGGGACGATTCTTTCGATGATAAAGAGAGGCCAAGTGTTAATGTTGTCAATTGGAATGATAAGGACTACTCGGTGGTCACGATCCGGTGCAAGGATAGGCCGAAGCTTTTGTTTGATGTTTTGTGTACTTTGACGGATATGCAGTACTTCGTTTTCCACGGAAGCGTCGACGCCGAGGGACCCGAAGCTTATCAG GAGTATTGTGTAAGGCATGTCGATGGATCACCTTTGAAATCAGATGCCGAGAGACAAAGGGTGATTCAATGTCTTGAAGCAGCAATACAGAGGAGAGTGTCCGAG GGCTTGAAGCTAGAACTCTGCACAACCGACAGAGTGGGGCTGTTATCCTATGTGACACGCATTTTTCGCGAAAATAGCTTAACCGTGACCCGAGCCGAAGTGACGACACGAGCCGGCAAGGCCGTTAACACATTCTACATACGCGATGCGTCGGGGTACACAGTGGACCCTAAGATCATAGATTCAATACGACAAACGATCGGGCGGACGATCCTTCGAGTAAAAGGCTGTCCGGAAGAGATGAATCAAGTCCCTCAAGAATCTCCGACTAGGTTTCTGTTTGGAGGGCTCTTCAAATCCAGATCATTTTGTAATTTTGGTTCGATCAGGTCTGATTCTTGA
- the LOC140982292 gene encoding ACT domain-containing protein ACR4-like isoform X2 produces MDDEYEKFIRRMNPPRVVIDNNSCKNATVIQVDSANKCGILLEVVQVLTDLNLIITKAYITSDGGWFMDVFNVTDHDGNKITDAEILSYIQKSLGPDSCFATSMRRSVGLTSEMDHTSIELVGSDRPGLLSEVSAVLTHLKCNVVNAEVWTHNMRAAAVMQVTDELTGGAITDPEKLTLVKHLLCNVLKGSNKSREAKTVVSHGGTHTERRLHQMMLADRDYERMGDDSFDDKERPSVNVVNWNDKDYSVVTIRCKDRPKLLFDVLCTLTDMQYFVFHGSVDAEGPEAYQEYCVRHVDGSPLKSDAERQRVIQCLEAAIQRRVSEGLKLELCTTDRVGLLSYVTRIFRENSLTVTRAEVTTRAGKAVNTFYIRDASGYTVDPKIIDSIRQTIGRTILRVKGCPEEMNQVPQESPTRFLFGGLFKSRSFCNFGSIRSDS; encoded by the exons ATGGATGATGAATATGAGAAGTTTATTAGGAGAATGAACCCCCcaag AGTTGTCATTGATAACAATTCGTGCAAAAACGCCACGGTTATTCAG GTGGACAGTGCTAACAAATGTGGTATTCTTCTTGAAGTAGTGCAAGTTCTTACTGATCTTAATCTCATTATAACCAAAGCTTATATAACGTCTGATGGCGGGTGGTTCATGGATG TTTTCAATGTCACTGATCATGATGGAAACAAGATAACAGATGCAGAGATTCTGAGTTATATTCAAAAG TCACTCGGTCCTGATTCTTGCTTTGCAACCTCAATGAGAAGATCCGTGGGGCTAACATCCGAAATGGACCACACCTCAATCGAGTTAGTAGGGAGTGATAGACCGGGGTTACTTTCTGAAGTTAGCGCGGTTCTAACCCACCTCAAGTGTAATGTGGTGAATGCTGAGGTCTGGACCCATAACATGCGTGCAGCAGCCGTAATGCAAGTAACTGATGAGTTAACAGGAGGGGCGATTACTGATCCCGAGAAACTAACCTTGGTTAAGCACCTTTTATGCAATGTTCTCAAGGGCAGTAACAAATCTAGAGAAGCTAAAACCGTGGTATCTCATGGGGGGACTCATACCGAAAGAAGGCTTCACCAGATGATGCTTGCTGACAGAGATTATGAGCGAATGGGGGACGATTCTTTCGATGATAAAGAGAGGCCAAGTGTTAATGTTGTCAATTGGAATGATAAGGACTACTCGGTGGTCACGATCCGGTGCAAGGATAGGCCGAAGCTTTTGTTTGATGTTTTGTGTACTTTGACGGATATGCAGTACTTCGTTTTCCACGGAAGCGTCGACGCCGAGGGACCCGAAGCTTATCAG GAGTATTGTGTAAGGCATGTCGATGGATCACCTTTGAAATCAGATGCCGAGAGACAAAGGGTGATTCAATGTCTTGAAGCAGCAATACAGAGGAGAGTGTCCGAG GGCTTGAAGCTAGAACTCTGCACAACCGACAGAGTGGGGCTGTTATCCTATGTGACACGCATTTTTCGCGAAAATAGCTTAACCGTGACCCGAGCCGAAGTGACGACACGAGCCGGCAAGGCCGTTAACACATTCTACATACGCGATGCGTCGGGGTACACAGTGGACCCTAAGATCATAGATTCAATACGACAAACGATCGGGCGGACGATCCTTCGAGTAAAAGGCTGTCCGGAAGAGATGAATCAAGTCCCTCAAGAATCTCCGACTAGGTTTCTGTTTGGAGGGCTCTTCAAATCCAGATCATTTTGTAATTTTGGTTCGATCAGGTCTGATTCTTGA
- the LOC140982954 gene encoding uncharacterized protein, with protein sequence MIHMISGGATDGDSGRARKAHGRRLENFEISRGADLPQDPVISFGPEDLRGIVTPHNDALVVEGFEFEPVSTPLYGFAEHAILPLGQMFFPLSLGHEPWRITKMTTFTLVDTPSAYNGILGRPALKDFRAVASTYHQKLKFPMGKGVGVLCGDQKVARWYYERIVKEEERRGRKHLHGSLSLVLQL encoded by the exons atgattcatatgatctcggggggtgctactgatggagactctggGCGAGCTCGAAAAGCACATGGGAGAAGGTTGGAAAACTTTGAGATATCTAGGGGTGCAGACTTACCACAAGACCCCGTCATCAGCTTTGGGCCGGAAGACCTCCGAGGCATTGTGACTCCacataacgatgccttggtg GTGGaaggatttgagtttgagccgGTCTCCACCCCGCTGTATGGGTTTGCAGAACACGCCATCCTGCCTTTGGGTCAGATGTTCTTCCCTCTATCTTTGGGACACGAACCTTGGCGTATAACAAAGATGACAACATTTACCTTGGTGGACACCCCATCCGCTTACAATGGAATTCTGGGACGACCAGCCCTAAAGGATTTCAGAGCAGTAGCGTCCACATATCATCAGAAGCTGAAGTTTCCTATGGGGAAGGGGGTTGGAGTCTTGTGCGGGGACCAGAAAGTCGCGCGTTGGTATTATGAAAGAATCGTGAAGGAAGAAGAAAGGAGAGGTCGCAAGCATTTGCATGGAAGCTTAAGCTTAGTCTTACAGTTGTAG
- the LOC140982525 gene encoding agamous-like MADS-box protein AP1, translating into MGRGKVQLKRIENKINRQVTFSKRRGGLLKKAHEISVLCDAEVALIVFSHKGKLVEYATDSCMDRILERYERYSFAEXNYLFNFLNAQANWSLEYSKLKARIELLERNHRHYVGEDLDSMSQKDLQNLEQQLDTSLKSIRNRKNQLLYDSISELQRKEKEIREQNSILTKKIKDKGKEMVQPLQWPERQYGPTAPPPPPPPFLMAPQLPCLNIGDAFEGEAAEARRNELDLTLDSLYSCHLGCFAS; encoded by the exons atggGGAGAGGAAAGGTACAGCTGAAGAGAATCGAGAACAAGATCAACAGACAGGTTACGTTCTCAAAGAGGAGAGGGGGTTTGCTGAAGAAAGCTCATGAGATCTCTGTTCTGTGTGACGCAGAAGTTGCTTTGATTGTTTTTTCCCATAAGGGGAAGCTTGTTGAGTATGCCACCGATTCTTG CATGGACAGGATCCTGGAGAGGTATGAAAGATACTCATTTGCGGAAAGNaattatttattca attttttaaatgcacAGGCGAATTGGAGCCTCGAATACAGCAAACTGAAGGCTAGGATCGAGCTCTTGGAAAGAAATCACAG ACACTATGTTGGAGAAGATCTTGATTCAATGAGCCAGAAAGATCTTCAGAATCTGGAGCAACAGCTTGATACTTCCCTTAAGAGCATTCGAAACAGAAAA AACCAGCTCTTGTATGATTCTATTTCTGAGCTGCAACGGAAG GAGAAGGAAATACGAGAACAAAACAGCATCCTGACGAAAAAG ATCAAGGACAAGGGGAAGGAAATGGTACAACCGCTGCAATGGCCGGAGCGGCAATACGGCCCTActgcaccaccaccaccaccaccaccatttTTAATGGCTCCACAACTTCCTTGTTTAAACATCGG AGATGCGTTCGAAGGAGAAGCTGCAGAAGCTAGAAGGAATGAGCTAGACCTCACTCTCGATTCGCTCTATTCGTGTCATCTTGGATGCTTTGCTTCCTGA